The Solibacillus sp. FSL W7-1436 genome window below encodes:
- a CDS encoding redox protein, giving the protein MEGKKVEMECRNCHERMTIDYSTDRFSTQIQIFNGKKQQKRTYIKECPHCHTINSVTSEKKEEWGNRKGPNFKLFMFSGLFGCIGFIVIGLLLLYFAFKGFGFVVDWLFN; this is encoded by the coding sequence ATGGAGGGCAAAAAAGTAGAAATGGAATGTAGAAACTGTCATGAACGAATGACGATCGATTATTCTACAGACCGTTTTTCAACGCAAATTCAAATATTTAACGGGAAAAAACAACAGAAAAGGACATATATTAAGGAATGTCCGCATTGCCATACAATCAACTCCGTCACGAGTGAGAAAAAAGAAGAATGGGGCAATCGGAAAGGACCGAATTTTAAGCTGTTTATGTTTTCCGGATTATTTGGCTGCATAGGGTTTATTGTTATTGGACTTTTATTGCTTTATTTTGCGTTTAAAGGTTTCGGTTTTGTCGTAGATTGGTTATTTAATTAA